AACATCTCCAAGAACATAACCCTTGCAttaatcaagaggtgactgtactccttttatttatttctccttcttctttccttcctctcacacccATTCACTCTAatacttttccttctgtttctccttttgtctttgtttctccCATATTAATTTCTgcttgtcctcctttcctttactttcccacatctgtttctgcttctcctgctctcctcctttccccctttctcacttattcattcactctgttactcctcctcctcctcctcctcctgctgctcctgcttaCCCTGATGCTCTCCGCCCTGCTGCTCTCCGGGTCTCGGGTCACATTGGACAGCACCTTCACAGCGCTGGTCTTCTGCGAGCGGTCGGCGAGGGAAAGGGTCATTTTGCGATGGGTGGAGGAGTCGGTGGAGTGTGGGCGGAAGGTGAGCTTGGTGCGGAACACTGCCTGGCCCTGCAGACCCGTGCCTTGGCGGATGAACAGATGGTTGTGGTCGCCCTGTGTGGAGgagagtggatgagtgggtgacgGAGGGTGAGCATGGATGAATGTTGGGTGGATATTGTGGTGATTTTAGTTGCCCtgtgtggatgagtgggtgagggcaggttaggttaaggtaaagttgggttgAGTTGAGGGCAGGTTAGGTGGATTAATTTTGTCTAGAAGGATACTGTGTGGTTGTTTTGGTTGCCCTTTTTATGGACGTAGAAGAAGGATGTGTTTTTGGTTGACCTTTTTATGGACGTAGAAGAAGGATGTGTTTTTGGTTGACCTTTTTATGGATGTAGAAGAAGGATGTGTTTTTGGTTGACCTTTTTATGGACGTAGAAGAAGGATGTGTTTTTGGTTGCCCTTTTTATGGACGTAGAAGAAGGATGTGTTTTTGGTTGCCCTTTTTATGGGCATAGAAGAAGGATGTGTTTTTGGTTGCCCTTTTTATggacggagaagaaggaaaagaagaaaaaccacCTCGGGAAAATCTGTGTTCTCCCTGGCATGAATGTTTGTAAGATTATAGAAGACgggaaaaaaaggtgaacagGTACAGGTGTGGAGACTGGTGTTTAATCACTAACCTTACCTGGAGTGCTAGTTTAGACTTGACAAATAAGAACTAAGGAGCAGAGAGTATTAAGATGAGGctaaaaagatgagagggaaggaaaaaataaagaaaggagagggagagttgaGAGATAAGGAGACAGACAAGAGGAGCAGGAGGCAGAGATTGGGGTAGGAGAGACAGAGAGCACTAGGATTAGAGAAGAAGCGAGCAAATACAGCAGGAAAGGCAGTAGAACCATAGAGAGGAGCCAGAGAATAGAACAGGAGAGACACAAATAAGGCAGAGATTGGGGTAGGAGAGACAGAGGGCAGTAGGATTAGACAGAGAAGGAGCGAGCAAGTACAGCAGGAAAGGCAAAGACCAGTAGAACCATAGAGAGAGGAGCCAGAGAACAGGAGAGACAGAAATGAGTAGAACTATAGAGCAAAAAAGAGCACAcatagtagaggaggaggggaacagtatagagggaaaaggagagagtagaGGAGTATAGGAAAAGTAGAGAGTAAGATGATGTGTGAAAGAGGGAAAAGTAAAAAGCTGATGTTTGGAGGAGACtcaggctggtattacaagacacattcgcttctcacatcagctgtttctaatggtcaaaggggggatcaataaggttctaatgagtgtttttttaggctcagggtacagaagaagggtcaaactaccaccagggtcataaaactacctctggaaatgcccacaactcctatgaaagccttgtcaaatatgtgttcttagtcggcgaaatgtcttttaatacgaccctaaAACCCTTCCAACCCTCCCtaacccaacgttgccagactgtcgtactcagcagCTTATGtatcccgacttcctacccccacaCTGTCTTCTGGGCCCCAATGACGAAACCCATTtatggttatcgttaaaagagttagatacTGATGTCTCTTGGAAATAGTTATGCGTtagaaaccgataaatactatgctctgagtacgataaccttgCAACGGTGCCCTAACCTTACCTGTAGGGGCTGTTGGTACACGTCGAATATCTCCGAGccgaggtggagggagaaggttCCGTCCGACCACCTGACCAGCTTGGCGTTGCTCTCCTTCACCGCGTCGCCCTCCTTGTCAAACACCGTCCTCCACCGCATTGTGTTCTCCACCTTCAGCTTgagtctggggggggggggggggggatggtggtgatgtggatgACCTTTCCGGTTTTATGGGTATTTCACatgtctattttgttttttttttttattttatttttttttagcaacaaaggagacagctcaagggcacaaaaaaaggaaacaatgatcaTAATAAAAAAAGCCAACTACTTGCTGCTCCAATTGTTATCATCTCATTCATAGcatcatcttcccctctctctctacttttcccaTTCTCTATTACCCTACATTTCCtggcctttcctcttcctctaccctctccttttccctctataCTCTGCCCCTCATCCTCTACTAAGTGTGCTCTTTTTTGCTCTTTAGTCTTACTCatgtctctctctcctgttctattCTCCGGCTCCTCTCTCTATGGTTTGACTGTTCTTTACCTTTTCTACTGGACTTGcttgctccttttctctccaatcCTGCTGCTTTCTGTCTCTCCTACCCCAATCTctgctccctcttctccctcatttctgtCTTTCCTGTTCTATTCTCTGGCTCCTCTCTCTATGGTTTGACTGTTCTTTACCTTTCCTACTGGACTTGcttgctccttttctctccaatcCTGCTGCTCTCTGTCTCTCCTGCCCCAATCTCTGCTCCCTCCTCTGCCACCTGATGCTCTTGCCTGTCTCCTTAtctcccaactctccctctcctttctttatttttccttcctctacaccTTTTTATCTTCATCTAACTACTCTCTGCTccttagttctcctcctcctactccctcccaCTCACCTTGCCCTGCCCTCCTCGTCAAGCGTCTCCTCGTCGTCAATCTCGTCCTCATAGTTCTCGGCATCGAAGGGTCGCGTCTCAATGGAGAGGAAGTTCGGCAGCTTGATGAAGTGGATGTCCCGGCCCAAGTCTGTGTTAATCTTGGGGATCTCGGCCTCGATGCGGGTCTCCTGCGGTGGCCcctcgtcctccttgtcctcctcctttaggGCGTAGcagaagcagagaaaaagaagtggtgatggtggtggtaggaatgAAGGGTAAAGGAAAAGTGTGTTCTCCAATAACAAGGGAAGAGGACCTTTAACTCTCACTGTAATgaactctttcccctcttttcttcttctcatctctcaccccctctccttccccttttccccctctatTCTTCCTCTGCTGAAccatatcttcttcctttccttccccctctctccttcctctcctctccttcccccctctcttccttctctttcctcctcctcccctatctccaACTTCTCTTAAccccccctttctttcctatatcactccccccccccctcacccgccttcctcccctttctccctccgccCTCCTCACCTCCTGCGTTGGCTTGGGTGACCCAGAGCGTGATCGTGACCTTGAACGTGACCTGGGTGACCTTGATCTGGACCTTGGCGACCTTGATCTGgacctcggtgaccttgacctGGAGCGTGATCTTGACCTCCGCTCCTTAGCCTTGGccgcctcatcctcatcctcactgATGTCGTCTGCATCTCCGAAGAGGTCTGCCGCCCCGACTGTTGGAATGGGGTCAGGAATAAAtgcaggaaacagggtgggaatGGGGGAAGGTGACAGTGGGTAGAGGAATGGGAAAATAAATAGGTCAAAGAATCGTTGCTCACCGTTCATGTCCTCGTCATCGTCGTCTGACTTGGCCCTCTTCCGCGGCTCGTCGTCTGAGTCGTCGCTCATCACGGCACGGTTACGCTTCCTGGAGGGGGAGAGATTTTAGTTCAGATTTCTGGATTTTGaaattatttgtatctatttttttaggcacccttttttttccttatattcatTTTTGGGGGATAGCTACCTCATGTATTTTTTAAGGTTGTGGTGTGTCAATGaaactatatatgtgtgtatgaatgCATGTATTTCTGTGTGAATGTTTGTTTATGAATATATAGATGTATGTAGGAATGTTTGTTTAGATGTAACTACCTTGGATATACTTATTTGAATGCTATCTTACATGGCACTTGATCCTGCAAAACTATGATCTAAGTCCCAGAGAAGTACCATCAAAGTAAGCCACCCTTAAACTTGACCATGATAAGTTTGTTGCAAAATCtgacatacataaataaatacaaaatgtcCTTCTGTTGGTGTAGTGTGTGTTTGTTAAAGTTGTACATGCACATCACCACTTCAAACCACCATCGTCATTTAGAAACATGAAGGTCACCATTAAGCACATCACTGCTACCCTCCGAGACATCACATGACACCACAATCTCTTCTCATTTgacatccttattttcccttttgggGTTGGACAggctatgagtctctcccactcttgacaATCATATACTCTCTCccctaacatcaacatcatcaccatcatcattatcatcgtttaacgtccatttattccctttggtggggttggacgggatatgagcctcctccactgttgccggtccatagccatttcttccttgatgttcagcctcctcatatcttcctccaccacccttctccacatcttccttggccttcctggtggtcttctgccctctacctcaaagtttAGTGCTCGTCTCAGGATGCGTTCCTCTCATATTAACAATCAAATCAAGAATATAAATGACAGTGTACCGTAAGGATGATTAGTCCGCGTTCTCACCTGCCAATCTCTACATCGCTGTCATCATCTGTTAAGGCCTTTCTGTCCTCCCCGTTCACCATGTCtgtggaaaaataagaaagaacaagTGAATGAATAACTCgtcccatattttcaaacattcagGGACCtacacacatttggtaagactttctTATGGGTTGTGTTaatacttccatgggtagtttcatgagcctagtgatagtttgacaaggcttctgcaccttgaacatgaaaagcactcatgagaacctgactaatctcctttgtggcctttagaAATTTTTGTTATGAGCCAAAAGTGTCTAAGAATATgggaaagaaagttggaaagttttgtttaggcggcgcaacatctgtggtcatatgccggagagagacagaatgggaaggaattataggagaaggaaacagatcccaggagacaggacacaacccccgattaatacctgatacccattcactgctgggtggacaggggcatagggtatcggaaaagctgcccaaatttttccactccgcccgagaatcaaacccaggctctctcggttgtgagctgagtgtgctaaccactgcaccacgaagccccccctaAGAATATGGGTCTACAACTCCTTCTCAGACCTCAGTGGCCCTTATATAGCATGACACAATAGTATGGTTGCAGGATGAAGAGATGCATttacaggaagaagggaaagaagaggagggaagggtggaggaagaggaagaggaaaggagaaatcgAGTGAGAGAATGGCAGTGAAATTAACCTATGGAcaaatgggagagaagaggaagaggaagagaaaaggacagacaaaaagacaggatAGGGACAAATGGGAGAGcacaggggaagagaaaaagggaaaagaggaagagggacagacaaacagacagacaatagGAATATgtgggaggtgaaagggaaagaggagagagacaaaaagacaaaGGATAAGGACACATGGgacagaaagaagagggagagagaaaggaaaaaggggaagagaaaaggatagacAAAAAGACAGATGATAGGGacaaatgggagaagaaagatgaaaggacagacaaaaagacagaggATAAGgacaaatgagagaaaaaaatgcataaacagAAGAGTGAGAGGTGGGAGGAGAGTACCTTTCTTGGCCTCGGCGTCGCTGCCTGCCGGTGACCTTGAGCGTGAGCGTGACCCAGACTTCCTGCTGCCCGCCGGGGACTTCCTGCTGGGCGACCTGCTGCCGCTTCGGGACTTGGTGGGGCTCCTGCTGCCCCTCGACCGCACGGGTGACCTGCTGCCTGTCCTGGACCTGGCCGGTGACCTGCTGGCGGCTCGTGACCTAGGTGGTGAGGGGCTGCCAGTCTTTGACCCGATTGGCGACCTGCTTCCTGTCCTTGAACGCATAGGCGATCTGCTGCCAGTTCTCGACCTGACGGGTGACCTGCTGCCGGTCCTTGACCGTACAGGTGACCTACTCCCAGTCCTGGACCTGACTGGTGACCTGCTGCCACTTCTTGACCTGGCTGGAGACCTGCTGTGGGTCCTTGACCTGACGGGTGACCTGCTGGGTGAGCGGGAGCGTGGTGGCGACCTGCTGCCGCTGCGTGACCTGGCAGGGGAGCGGCTCTGCTCCCTGACTGGTGACCTGCTGACCTCCCTGGCCGGTgacctgcttccctccctcatgGGAGACCTGCTGCCCCCTCTCATGGGTGACCTGCTGCCCTCCCTCATGGGCGAcctgcttccttccctcatgggtgacctgcttccctccctcatgGGTGACCTGCTACCCTCCCTCATGGGCGACCTGCTACCCTCCCTCATGGGCgacctgcttccctccctcatgGGTGACCTGCTGCCCTCCCTGCCACCAGGGGTCATGCTACTGGCCTGGTAGCCAGGGGAGGGGGACCTGCTTCTGAGGGGAGTGCCCGTGCCTGTCCTGCTGCCCTCTGGCGTGATGGACCTGCTGGGGCTCCTGCTGCCCCTGGAGccactcctgctcctgctgcccgGGCTGTAGGGCTGGCCCTGTGGAGAGCCTCCGCCGGGCTgggggctcatgctgccccggctCTGGGGGCTCCCCGGGGGTGAGCCGCTGCCCCGACTGTGCACTGGAGAACGGCCGCCATGGCTGCCAGCTGGGGAGGGTGAGCGCTGGCCTGGAATGATGAGAGGGCTGTGTTAACCTCAAAAGTACCAGCATTCCATGGCTGGTTACTCAAAACAGCTAACACAAGAAAGTGTTCATGAACACTCATTCCCAGGGTGGCCTTCATTTGTGGCCGTGGGTTTGCACCCTTGAGTTGCCCAGCCCCGTGGAGACAGGACACAATCCCACCTGAAACCcagcacccactcacccacacttgGTCAACTCATTGAAGTTCCTGGATTGGACAACCTCTTTATCCAGGCTGCTCCAATGATAAATACATCTACTGCAGAAGCTGTGTGTCTTAATATATCAATCATTTTGTATCCTTTAAGTTCACATCCTCTAGATCCTCCCACATCCTATACAAACACCATGAACACtgcaatcgtgtgtgtgtgtgtgtgtgtgtgtgtgtgtgtgtgtgtgtgtgtttgtgtgtgtttgtgtgtgtgtgtgtgtgtgtgtgtgtgtgtgtgtgtgtgtgtgtgtgtgtgtgtgtgtgtgtgtgtgtgtgtgtgtgtgtgtgtcgtttgccACTCACCTGATGGAGACCTGCTACCAGCCCTGCTGCTGgccctactgctgctgctgctgctgctgcttgagCCTGAACTGCTGTCAGAGTCCATGTCGGGGCTGGCCTCGCGCACGTTGTCTGTTTGGTGGAAGGGGACGGTGATGGAGTATTTTAATATAATACAATGTGAAATAACTAAATTTTTCTCTAGCCAGTAAGTGGATAAATAATTGATTATTGTGAAGATTTTGTCTGGGGGCGggtggctccggggatacagtgTTCATCCCATGACCGAAAGGTTGCAAGTTTAATCCAAGTTCACGGTAGCTTCTCATTGAGAGGCCGTGCCCTCTTGTAGCCCTGGAGGAGCTTCATGGCCTTGGCTGCCTAGCTCGGGAGATTTTTTCATCACCATTTGTCATCCCAATCCCATAATACCACTAGCATGGTTATGTTATACCTTACCTGAAGGATGAAACACATGTCCCGTAACTATAAAACTGAGGTAGAAATTGTTAAAGGCTATCTTACTTATACATGCTAGAAGGAAGAATTCCCACTAGAGACAAGTAATATGCTGGCTGCCAGCTCTGTGCACTGCCTCAGTGAAGCCTGTGCTGTAAACCTTATTTGAAATAGCTTATCATCACTACTAGACAAAACACATGAACTAGAGGAGCAAAATAAATGTGAAACCTTGGTATATATATTCCAGAGACAAAGGAAAGGTATGGAGGGATTCTACAAAGTAATCACCTAGAGTCCTGGACCAACCCAGCATAGCCCACCTTGCCGATATGCAATGAGTTAGGATACAAATCAGGCTTTGCTGTGATATTTTTAAAGATACAGGTTTATAAAGGAAAGGTTGGATATTTCAGCACTAATTAACAAAAAACGGGGAttattcacgagagggtagcctactaattttgagatgctgactgcttatttctggataAAATATGATGTTTATTATGgagatggtttttttttttttttttttttttttttctcctggaaATCTCTAAATGATTAACTTTTCAATGCCTGCCACCTGTTACCACCTGGCTGCGTAGTggaccaccctcaccaccaccccgtcCCGTCCCATGCTGCACATTTCCGCCTCCTCACACTACGTGCCGAGTGAACttatactaacctaacctaacaacctaacgtaacctacctaACTGGGGGCTTTACCCTCCTCTACCCCCCTTGTATTTTCTGGAAGCCGtatgttactgcactgcattcagggaacAAAAAAGAATCCATATTGTAAGTATTAACGCACGAGGTGGCTACCCTCTCCTTAATATTATCCCAAAAAATCCCATGTGAAAAACAACACTTCCTGTGATGCCGTGCCCTCAACAAGTGAAAGATGAGTGAAGGAGGAACAGTGTGGCTTAGGTGGGTGATTTGGGTGcggggtgaaggtgaaggggagggaagacgaTAATGATGCTAATTCATCCTGTAAAGACGCCTAATAGACAACCAAATTTACTCATACTCAACAGACTCACGAaataaatggagggaggaaggcagaaaatacagagaagggaggagaataatgGCACTAATTCACGCTAAAGGAAGATTAAAATGACCTCCAAGTTTACTCAAATATATAAAACTCACGAGAAAAAaatagggggaggaaaagaaatacggggaggaaaaaaatgcggggaggaaaaaaatgcgGGGAGGGAAACAGTAAAGCGGGAAGAAGGGGAGCATGGGAAACACTAGAATACCAgaatcaataaaaataaaaataaaaaaataataataataagcaaacGAGATAAAtgtggagggatgaggaaggcgTGATGGGTGGGAAGGGGCGAAGATAAAGAGAAGTGGGGAGGATAATGGGTCTAATTCATGCTATAAGGAAGACTGAATAAATATCACATGTTCTTATATTCAGCAGACTCATAAATGCTACTTACCGCCTTGCCTCCGCCCGGCCTGGTCCTCGGCTTCCCCcaccgccatgtttgtttacggCCGTGTTCCCAGATGCGCGATGACTCTTGCCTCAATACGTTACTTTGGATCATCGTTTTATGCTTCTAACTCACAAATAAGCATCCATAATTAACAGTTTTGATGATAATGTTTAATTGAGTGTcgttttgtgtgtgggtgtgacagCATTGGGGCAGAAATCGGGATATACAACTTGCAGCAAAATGCGATGTACTTATCACCCTTGAGAACTTAGATTTTTGCTTCTATCTCATAAACAAACACCtataattaatgtttttttttgtattaagtGTTAGTTTATGTCATTTTCCATGTGGGTGTGACAGTTTTAGATCAGAAATCGTTAAATGCAATGTTTTGAGTACGACAATTTAGTAACATTGGGTGAAATTCGTGTGGGCTAAATATTTTGTTTctggttttattttattgatttatatgtGTTATTTGATATTAATTtagtcattatttattttctttgtgacTGTGTTTATTCTTTCTTAGGTTGAGGTTTACTGGACTTAATAATCGCGATCGTTCCTGCATGGTATTATAATTCATTTTAGTTTCATGTTTCATTTtagtttcctcccttttcccttgttgtttacctagtgcaacaataaactatcaatcaatcactatTTCATTTATTGATTTGTCTttgtattatgtttttttttctttattgtaatTTGCCTTatttgtataatcacactctgtcctgcctgggggttgggatggcatgttcctcccttctcccttgttgtttacctgcaacaataaactatcaatcaatcaatctgtaTAGTGCCTGTGTAAACTCGTTCTTTAATTGATATATTTTACGGTACCGCGACCTAGCTATGGAGGGCCAACAAAACAAACCCCGCTCCTGCATATTTGACCTTTACCGCGTTGGTGCCGCAAGACAGACACAGCCTAACTAGCTCCGTAAGACaatccagaagaagaagaagccatcTCCTCCATCGCCTCCAAGCCACCGACACGTGTTTTTTGTTGGCCCTCCGGCGACCAGGAAAGTAGCCCCGTTGCGATGGTGAACAATTACTTGCATCATTTCAAGCTTCAGGTAACATCGCTGTGTTCCAGGTGTTGTCAACTTACCTGTTACCTTAATTAGTGAACACCTGAATGCTCCCACACCTTTCCCGGATCACAGGTAAATAGGTTGTTGATTGGCTACACCTGCTTACCTTGATTCTTACCTTCTTACCTTTGTGACTGTGTATACCTTTTACCTGTTGCTGTTACCTCGTTTATTGTACCACCTGGATCCTTTGTCCTTACATATAATagcttcatacatacatacataggtactcccctccttcctccctcccttacctttgttctctccttctttccctttcctttctttccctcgacCTTCCCTACCTTAatttactctcttttctttccctcccttcctttccttccttcctttctctctcctctttacccttcctcttaccctcttttccctccaatatacgttcccttctccttccctctctcgatccttcttttccctcccttcttctctccatcctttacctcgatcccttccttacccttcctcttttccatttccttacatcaCTTATTtccccttaattttcttcctcttcccctccctattgACCTTTTACTGgttattccctctctcatttcctcccttcctcacccttcctctttctctcttttccttccatcacttcttcccttccttttgctggTTCTTCGTGTTATTCCGCACCACACACGTTAGTCACGGGAACTAAAGATACGGTTGAGGTGTGTTACGAATCGCTGTGATGAAAAGAATGTacaaaatagacgaaaaaaaaaacagacagtgaAGGTAAGCGCAGGTAAGAGAGGGAGCGAGCGAGCCtgcctgccgtgtgtgtgtgcgcgagcgaGAGAATGAGCACGCGTAGCCCCGCCTCAtacaacgtacacacacacacattcgtacacCCCCACACATAACCTGTATACAGAACCTACATatcacacacatgcatacactgACCATATTACACAACCACATATTAACTTTTAAAATGTTCACTAACCCCTGGGGGGACTCGAACCCCCAATCCCTGGCTTAGGAGGCCAATGCCTTATCCATTAGGCCACAGGGGCTGCTGGTAGGAAGTGAGAATGATGCTCTACATATATATAATTTTGCCCCATGTATTGTGGTTAAGTATTTGATTAGTATATTGTTTGTAGGACTGTGATGAAGGGAATTAGGTCGGATGCTTCCaccccagcgttgccagattatcgtatcacgttgtatttatcatttttaagcctcaaacgatctcgtacctacacaaataacgaaagaatatgaaagttagcgttaaaactgttatttattgatgtttgtttgtttgattttgctgtagatatcagtcagaaactacgaaaatccaatacggtgtgtacgatataATTTGGCAACATTGCTCCACCCCTCAAATCAAATACTTCTAAATgctgaaaaggagattagtcgagggttgtaatgagtgtttttcatgttcaaGGTTACataaaggtcagactaccactaggatcATTTTAACCCTAGAAAGGTATTCCCTATAAAATTTTAACGTTCCGGGAATACGCGTGTGCCAAAAAGGAAtcaatgtaggaaaataaaattaaaatataaaaacacgTTAGGTTCaaggttacagaagaagggtcaaactaccaccaggatcttaAGAATATGACCGTATATCATGTTTGTTAGTATTTTGTTGTCTACACCAAGTATCCGttaaacgagggaaaaaaaggaaaaaaagggagaaaaaaagagagagagagaaaaaggaggagaaaagatggaaaaaagaggagaaacgaggggaaaaaagaaggaaaagaggggaaagagaaaaagagaaagagaaaaaggacaagaaaagacgggaaaaagaggagaaacgagggaaaaagaaggaaaagaggggaaagagaaaaagagaaagagaaaaaggacaagaaaagacGGGATTAATTAACTGATATATACTCATGAAGAATATTTTGTTCAGTAATATTTTGTTCACACCATGATCAGGGGTACGCATTAGTTTGTTAATGTGTTCATGAGGGAGATGATGTTTAATAatgctttttcttttgttttccgacCCTGATAAAAGTTCACAAGTTCATGGAGGATGCTGTTATGTATAGTAAGTTTGCGATACGAGGTGAAGTGAAGGAAGCTAGAGGaataaagtagaggaaggaaaagataaaagatagagaAGGGATCGAGGGAAACTGAAAGGAAAGATTAAgtggtggaaggaaaagagaaagggaaagaagtgatggaagaaagagagagaaagaagaagggtagagaagtaatggagggaaactgaaggaacaatagtgatggaaggaaaagaggaagggtagagaaggaagggaaa
The Eriocheir sinensis breed Jianghai 21 chromosome 60, ASM2467909v1, whole genome shotgun sequence genome window above contains:
- the LOC126985849 gene encoding another transcription unit protein-like isoform X1, which produces MAVGEAEDQAGRRQGDNVREASPDMDSDSSSGSSSSSSSSSRASSRAGSRSPSGQRSPSPAGSHGGRSPVHSRGSGSPPGSPQSRGSMSPQPGGGSPQGQPYSPGSRSRSGSRGSRSPSRSITPEGSRTGTGTPLRSRSPSPGYQASSMTPGGREGSRSPMREGSRSPMREGSRSPMREGSRSPMREGSRSPMREGSRSPMREGSRSPMRGGSRSPMREGSRSPAREVSRSPVREQSRSPARSRSGSRSPPRSRSPSRSPVRSRTHSRSPARSRSGSRSPVRSRTGSRSPVRSRTGSRSPVRSRTGSRSPMRSRTGSRSPIGSKTGSPSPPRSRAASRSPARSRTGSRSPVRSRGSRSPTKSRSGSRSPSRKSPAGSRKSGSRSRSRSPAGSDAEAKKDMVNGEDRKALTDDDSDVEIGRKRNRAVMSDDSDDEPRKRAKSDDDDEDMNVGAADLFGDADDISEDEDEAAKAKERRSRSRSRSRSPRSRSRSPRSRSRSPRSRSRSRSRSGSPKPTQEEEDKEDEGPPQETRIEAEIPKINTDLGRDIHFIKLPNFLSIETRPFDAENYEDEIDDEETLDEEGRARLKLKVENTMRWRTVFDKEGDAVKESNAKLVRWSDGTFSLHLGSEIFDVYQQPLQGDHNHLFIRQGTGLQGQAVFRTKLTFRPHSTDSSTHRKMTLSLADRSQKTSAVKVLSNVTRDPESSRAESIRRDEDRLKACMRRESKQRRVKEKASSRGLSAGYLEPDNYDDDEEGGISIAAIKNKFKKQKNERAPIYSSDEESDIETDKAKRLERAKNNIKDSEEEDTGSGTETEEDEEEEEDEDEESGSEGRKSRSKSRSKSRSKSRSKSRSKSRSKSRSKSRSRSRSKSGSRSRSRSASRSRSRSKSGSRSRSSSKSASRSRSRSRSRSGSRSGGGGGGGGSGSESEGGGGGKSGSGSDSE